Proteins from one Nakamurella multipartita DSM 44233 genomic window:
- a CDS encoding glycosyltransferase family 4 protein, translated as MGTEPHVLLDATAIPADRGGVGRYVDKLAGALDAAGSTLSVVCQHRDAATFAKLATHSRIVPTAEQLDSRPARLAWEQTTLPRLARRLSADVLHSPHYTMPLAAPLPVVVTLHDATFFSDRGLHLGVKGRFFRAWTRTALRRSAVCVVPSRATKAELVRLVGADPAKLVVAHHGVDHELFRPPTDAQKQAAAAALGLGRQPWIGFLGTLEPRKNVPALIRGFVRAAAHRGDPPVLVLAGSPGWDAAIEPAMAAVPPGLSVIRPGHLAIEQLPGFLGGALVVAYPSLGEGFGLPVLEAMACGAPVLTTRRLSLPEVGGDAVAYSETGAGDIADALVRLLDQPEERARLAHAAIVRAGEFTWVACAQAHQRAYRLAASGAQS; from the coding sequence ATGGGCACTGAGCCGCACGTGCTGCTCGATGCCACCGCCATCCCGGCCGATCGTGGTGGCGTCGGTCGCTACGTCGACAAGCTGGCCGGCGCGCTGGACGCCGCCGGCTCGACGCTCTCGGTGGTGTGCCAGCATCGGGACGCCGCGACCTTCGCCAAGCTCGCGACCCACAGCCGGATCGTCCCCACGGCGGAGCAGCTGGACAGTCGCCCGGCGCGGCTGGCCTGGGAGCAGACCACGCTGCCCCGGCTGGCCCGACGGCTGTCGGCCGATGTCCTGCATTCACCGCACTACACGATGCCGCTGGCCGCACCCCTGCCGGTGGTCGTCACGCTTCATGACGCGACGTTCTTCTCCGACCGTGGCCTGCACCTGGGCGTCAAGGGCCGGTTCTTCCGCGCCTGGACCCGGACCGCACTGCGGCGATCGGCGGTCTGCGTCGTGCCCAGCCGGGCGACCAAGGCCGAGCTCGTGCGGTTGGTGGGGGCCGATCCGGCCAAGCTCGTGGTCGCCCATCACGGGGTCGACCACGAGTTGTTCCGGCCGCCGACCGATGCGCAGAAGCAGGCGGCCGCCGCCGCTCTCGGGCTGGGTCGGCAACCCTGGATCGGCTTCCTGGGCACCCTTGAGCCGCGCAAGAACGTGCCCGCCTTGATCAGGGGGTTCGTTCGTGCGGCGGCCCACCGCGGCGATCCGCCGGTGCTGGTGCTCGCCGGATCACCCGGCTGGGACGCGGCCATCGAGCCCGCGATGGCCGCGGTCCCGCCCGGCCTGAGCGTTATCCGGCCTGGGCACCTGGCCATTGAGCAGCTGCCCGGCTTTCTGGGCGGGGCACTCGTGGTTGCCTACCCCAGCCTCGGCGAGGGGTTCGGCCTTCCCGTGCTCGAGGCGATGGCGTGTGGTGCGCCCGTGCTCACCACCCGCCGGCTGTCCCTGCCCGAGGTGGGTGGGGATGCGGTTGCCTATAGCGAAACCGGGGCCGGCGATATCGCCGACGCGCTCGTCCGGCTGCTCGACCAGCCGGAGGAGCGAGCCCGGTTGGCGCATGCGGCCATCGTCCGGGCCGGCGAATTTACCTGGGTGGCCTGCGCGCAGGCGCACCAGCGCGCCTACCGGCTCGCCGCATCAGGAGCTCAGTCATGA
- a CDS encoding glycosyltransferase family 2 protein, which yields MTSDTTTDSTPSVPDSEPIGLVAVTYSPGPALAGLLDSLPAATGRTVLTVLADNGSTDGSVESAAKRPNVRLLRTGANLGYGGAANRGVAALDPAITWVLVVNPDVQFGPGSIDELIAGAQRYPRAGALGPLITTPDGLVYPSARELPSIFTGAGHAVLGWVWPKNPWTRRYRRDAENPVEREAGWLSGSCLFLRRAAFDEVHGFDPNYFMYFEDVDLGDRLGRAGWSNVYCPAATVVHQGGHATERDPSAMAQAHHVSAYRYLSGRYPGWWRAPLRLALRGALAARSFVSARSNKVAGGASLPQRRAR from the coding sequence ATGACATCTGACACCACGACCGATTCGACGCCGTCTGTGCCGGATTCGGAGCCGATTGGGTTGGTCGCCGTGACCTACTCGCCCGGCCCGGCCCTGGCCGGGCTGCTCGACTCGCTGCCGGCCGCCACCGGCCGGACGGTGCTGACCGTGCTGGCCGACAACGGGTCGACGGACGGATCGGTCGAGTCGGCCGCCAAGCGCCCGAACGTTCGGCTGCTGCGGACCGGCGCCAATCTGGGTTACGGCGGTGCGGCGAACCGAGGAGTGGCGGCCTTGGATCCGGCCATTACCTGGGTCCTCGTCGTCAATCCGGACGTGCAGTTCGGCCCCGGATCGATCGACGAGCTGATCGCCGGAGCCCAGCGGTATCCGCGGGCGGGGGCGCTCGGGCCCCTCATCACCACTCCGGACGGTCTGGTCTACCCGTCGGCTCGGGAACTTCCGTCGATCTTCACCGGGGCGGGCCATGCGGTTTTGGGCTGGGTCTGGCCGAAGAACCCCTGGACCCGGCGTTATCGGCGGGACGCCGAGAACCCGGTCGAGCGAGAGGCCGGATGGTTGTCCGGATCCTGCCTGTTCCTGCGGCGGGCGGCCTTCGACGAGGTGCACGGATTCGACCCGAACTACTTCATGTACTTCGAGGACGTCGACTTGGGCGACCGACTGGGCCGGGCCGGCTGGTCGAACGTCTACTGCCCGGCGGCGACGGTGGTGCACCAGGGCGGGCACGCGACCGAGCGCGACCCATCGGCGATGGCCCAGGCGCACCATGTGAGCGCCTACCGCTACCTGTCAGGTCGATATCCGGGCTGGTGGAGGGCCCCGCTGCGGCTGGCGCTGCGCGGGGCGCTGGCCGCTCGGTCCTTCGTGTCGGCGCGGTCCAACAAGGTGGCCGGGGGGGCCTCGTTGCCACAGCGTCGAGCGAGGTGA
- a CDS encoding glycosyltransferase family 4 protein has translation MKQLSVIVEQCLAPVPGGTGRYAAQIAQALAERPRPGWSVRTVTAWHRNVRAAAIAGTNGPVRLPAGHRVLGELWLRGLPPTVGGQAVHATTPLAPPRLDGLVVTVHDAVPWTHPETLTARGVHWHQVMVGRAMERARSVVVPSAAVASDLHGIFPRAADRIVVVGHGVTALPVPADAKHRRRDLGLTERYVLAIGTLEPRKGIDTLIAAMGQPALHQAHLAIVGPGGWGEVDVPTLAARAEVAPERLHKLGRLSDADLAAVLDGAAAFAAPSRSEGFGLPVLEAMAAAVPVVCSDAPALVELVAGAAIVVPRQDPVALADALAQVLQDRALATDLALRGQQRSSAFSWPEAANRLWDLHAG, from the coding sequence ATGAAACAGCTCAGCGTCATCGTCGAGCAGTGTCTGGCGCCGGTGCCGGGTGGGACCGGTCGATACGCTGCGCAGATCGCCCAGGCCTTGGCCGAGCGACCCCGGCCGGGATGGTCGGTCCGCACGGTCACCGCGTGGCACCGCAACGTGCGGGCCGCAGCGATCGCCGGCACGAACGGGCCGGTTCGCCTGCCGGCCGGTCACCGGGTGCTGGGCGAGCTCTGGCTTCGCGGACTGCCGCCGACCGTCGGTGGCCAGGCTGTGCATGCCACGACGCCGCTGGCGCCGCCTCGTCTTGACGGGCTCGTGGTCACCGTGCACGACGCCGTGCCGTGGACCCATCCGGAGACTCTGACTGCCCGCGGGGTGCACTGGCACCAGGTGATGGTGGGCCGGGCCATGGAGCGGGCGCGCAGCGTGGTGGTGCCCTCCGCGGCGGTCGCGAGCGATCTGCACGGCATCTTCCCGCGAGCCGCCGACCGGATCGTCGTGGTCGGGCATGGCGTGACCGCGCTTCCGGTTCCGGCCGACGCCAAGCACCGACGTCGCGACCTGGGTTTGACCGAGCGGTACGTCCTGGCGATCGGCACCCTCGAGCCGCGCAAGGGAATCGACACGTTGATCGCGGCCATGGGGCAGCCGGCCCTGCACCAGGCCCACCTGGCCATTGTCGGGCCCGGTGGCTGGGGCGAGGTGGACGTGCCGACGCTGGCGGCCCGAGCCGAGGTGGCGCCGGAGCGGCTGCACAAGCTCGGCCGGCTCAGCGACGCTGATCTGGCCGCCGTCCTTGATGGCGCCGCCGCGTTCGCCGCGCCCTCCCGTTCGGAGGGCTTCGGACTGCCGGTACTGGAGGCGATGGCGGCGGCGGTGCCCGTCGTGTGCTCCGACGCGCCGGCCTTGGTCGAACTGGTCGCGGGCGCCGCCATCGTCGTCCCTCGGCAGGACCCGGTCGCGCTGGCCGATGCGCTTGCCCAGGTGCTGCAGGACCGGGCGTTGGCGACCGACCTGGCTCTGCGCGGGCAGCAGCGGTCCTCCGCGTTCAGCTGGCCGGAGGCGGCGAATCGACTTTGGGATCTGCACGCCGGATGA